The Cherax quadricarinatus isolate ZL_2023a chromosome 78, ASM3850222v1, whole genome shotgun sequence genome contains a region encoding:
- the Swt1 gene encoding transcriptional protein SWT1, which translates to MSTMSDKTSLPKHWVRKTSQRCPTATYYFNTKTGKSSWMHPSLIPESGENASEKLQKQKKSPLKTKKVKMKVAKLEKCSINEPEGNKEEEKDEVKYQDSKITHNENLDKVSPVAEGCSNINSDSDKVIEEQKWKNRTPVKFVIKAKTDSKVLSDVKEDSGKASKNSVSIHPILLRAQKLAKTTQWVKTEDISQKKKTTPEVKVDVKPLILDDKLKCKEQVELTLTNKRRIAKAKKSQASKKAKKDEALIKAIIKEISSSPIRDEESKSSRENINESDKKNNIKDYDVYNFFIKCKDEPQSLKKSLKRTEERQPLETSLKRTEERQPLETSLKRTEERQPLETSLKRTEERQPLETSLKRIEEPQPPKKSLQRTKERQKSPRLPIPVCKQKLVCVLDDENDYDEVTAMEVEEQEIVSEIANFRESVHHTQKTEGIPLVTSSINSSSKSVYIVVDTNVLIQDINFIESLKTKEIAGKEVIIVIPYIALQEMDGLKKKESIGKACQEAIRWCNNHFEKSDPRVQGQSYENYRKTLSKSQRPSGDDLIRDCCLIMKEQGLEVCLLSNDINLRNKAIMSAIVALGIRGLRQKLEQHEMAVNIDETRVDIVYGDFAANSLHNKSEIPLEYEKMICESSNLKQIRKSPSTSEEIELSPLKKIKKCNSDNQELLCKINTSLKVTLSRILEFIMKDTYGDLWIKIVMRKPPWSINDVFSCWEKHWIAVMSDRFPGEVKELIKKIKRIVEDCMKGRGDVNTLVANVQNLYSFFKDGQFKDYIFPIGGESSETANTLETQNETSVSSTEIPEGNSEDSIKQQPSSSGIRNIQIMINHVGEHITHFIALILDAYGIAHSLPTLNEKRITREDAQNSSINLHNVTMRLGTTIARSLNEGTMDLLQEFGNLLINFWVDAKEPCPNLPFTEEDLAQYVASTNGRHFLQLTLGELERLLALLISAVNS; encoded by the exons ATGTCAACTATGAGTGATAAAACAAGCTTGCCCAAGCACTGGGTACGAAAGACTTCACAACGTTGTCCCACTGCAACATACTATTTCAACACCAAGACTGGCAAGTCTTCATGGATGCATCCAAGTCTTATTCCAGAAAGTGGTGAAAATGCTTCTGAAAAATTACAAAAGCAAAAAAAATCACCACTGAAAACTAAGAAAGTTAAGATGAAAGTAGCAAAATTGGAGAAGTGTTCCATTAATGAGCCTGAAGGAAataaggaagaagaaaaagatgaaGTTAAATACCAAGACTCGAAAATTACACATAATGAGAATTTAGACAAAGTTAGTCCTGTGGCTGAAGGTTGCAGTAATATTAACTCTGATAGTGATAAAGTAATAGAAGAACAGAAATGGAAAAATAGGACCCCTGTGAAATTTGTTATCAAGGCAAAAACAGACAGCAAAGTTTTAAGTGATGTGAAAGAAGACTCAGGAAAAGCAAGCAAAAACTCAGTGTCAATCCACCCTATTTTACTGAGAGCTCAAAAACTTGCAAAAACTACACAGTGGGTCAAGACAGAAGATATTTCACAGAAGAAAAAGACAACTCCAGAGGTGAAAGTAGATGTAAAACCACTCATTCTGGATGATAAGCTCAAGTGTAAGGAGCAAGTGGAATTAACTTTAACAAATAAAAGAAGAATTGCGAAGGCAAAGAAATCACAAGCTTCTAAAAAAGCAAAGAAGGATGAAGCGTTAATAAAGGCCATAATTAAGGAAATAAGCAGCAGTCCCATTAGAGATGAAGAGAGCAAGTCATCAAGGGAAAATATAAATGAAAGTGATAAGAAGAACAATATAAAAGATTATGATGTTTACAATTTTTTTATAAAATGCAAGGATGAGCCACAGTCACTTAAAAAGTCTTTGAAGAGGACTGAAGAACGACAGCCACTTGAAACGTCTTTGAAGAGGACTGAAGAACGACAGCCACTTGAAACGTCTTTGAAGAGGACTGAAGAACGACAGCCACTTGAAACGTCTTTGAAGAGGACTGAAGAACGACAGCCACTTGAAACGTCTTTGAAAAGGATTGAAGAACCACAGCCACCTAAAAAGTCTTTGCAGAGAACTAAAGAGAGACAAAAGAGTCCACGCCTTCCTATACCAGTATGTAAGCAAAAACTAGTTTGTGTGTTAGATGATGAAAATGACTATGACGAAGTTACTGCAATGGAAGTTGAAGAACAGGAGATCGTTAGTGAAATTGCTAACTTTCGGGAATCAGTCCATCACACACAAAAGACAGAGGGCATCCCATTAGTAACATCGAGCATCAACAGTAGctcaaaatctgtgtatattgtggttgacacAAATGTTCTTATTCAAGATATAAATTTTATCGAAAGTCTCAAGACAAAAGAGATTGCTGGAAAAGAAGTTATAATCGTCATTCCCTACATTGCATTGCAAGAAATGGATGGGTTGAAAAAGAAGGAATCAATTGGCAAAGCATGCCAAGAAGCAATACGATGGTGCAACAACCATTTTGAAAAGAGTGACCCAAGAGTACAAGGACAGAGCTATGAGAATTACCGCAAAACTTTATCGAAGAGCCAGCGCCCT AGTGGTGATGATCTCATCCGTGACTGCTGCCTGATCATGAAGGAACAAGGCCTTGAAGTATGCCTACTTTCAAATGACATTAACCTGAGGAATAAGGCAATTATGTCTGCCATTGTAGCACTTGGTATTCGAGGTCTTAGGCAGAAGCTTGAACAACATGAAATGGCTGTGAATATTGATGAAACCCGGGTGGATATTGTTTATGGAGATTTTGCTGCCAATAGTTTACATAATAAATCTGAAATACCCCTTGAATATGAAAAAATGATATGTGAAAGTAGTAATCTTAAGCAAATCAGAAAATCTCCTTCAACAAGTGAGGAAATTGAACTCAGcccattaaaaaaaataaaaaagtgcaATAGTGATAATCAAGAGTTGCTTTGTAAGATCAACACATCATTAAAAGTCACTCTAAGTCGGATCTTAGAATTTATAATGAAGGATACATATGGTGATCTTTGGATTAAGATAGTAATGCGTAAACCTCCTTGGAGTATCAATGATGTGTTTTCCTGTTGGGAAAAACATTGGATTGCAGTTATGTCTGATAGGTTTCCAGGAGAAGTAAAAGAACTGATAAAAAAGATCAAACGGATAGTTGAAGATTGCATGAAAGGAAGAGGTGATGTAAATACACTTGTTGCAAATGTTCAAAATCTATACAGTTTCTTTAAGGATGGCCAATTTAAAGACTATATTTTTCCCATTGGTGGGGAATCTTCTGAAACTGCAAACACGTTAGAAACTCAGAATGAAACCTCTGTGTCTTCCACTGAAATTCCAGAAGGTAACAGCGAGGACTCCATCAAACAACAGCCTTCCTCCAGTGGCATCAGAAATATTCAGATAATGATAAATCACGTTGGAGAACACATCACACACTTCAT AGCTCTGATACTAGATGCCTATGGAATTGCACACAGTTTGCCAACACTAAACGAGAAAAGGATAACTCGAGAGGATGCCCAAAACAGCAGCATAAACTTGCACAATGTTACCATGCGGCTAGGAACTACAATTGCCAG